A stretch of the Pseudanabaena sp. BC1403 genome encodes the following:
- a CDS encoding tetratricopeptide repeat protein: MSVLPVIAVNTNTTNPNIVQPKSSKADKRAADEYRQMGLAYRQQERFDDAIAALQKSVALDPSNLDGRIILGWTQHLSKKYDAAAESLWEAIYLSPTSLQAFNAIGIVYLVRGDLPQSIVLHSWAAILKTDNEIAHYNLSLAYQRLKQYDLAIAYAQKAIELEPSNPHPFVASAIAQWTSGDQTSAKKTFREAIGVDPRYRNPEFLNFLNEAGFSNEQIQTAKQVLAGS; encoded by the coding sequence ATGTCAGTATTACCTGTGATCGCGGTTAATACCAACACAACCAACCCAAATATAGTGCAGCCTAAATCATCCAAAGCCGATAAGCGTGCCGCCGATGAATATCGCCAAATGGGACTTGCCTATCGTCAACAAGAACGTTTTGATGACGCGATCGCCGCTTTACAAAAATCAGTTGCCCTCGATCCCAGTAACCTAGATGGGCGAATCATCCTCGGCTGGACACAGCATCTTTCTAAAAAATATGATGCGGCGGCCGAATCTCTCTGGGAAGCAATTTATTTATCACCAACATCACTGCAAGCATTTAATGCGATCGGCATTGTTTACCTAGTGCGTGGCGATTTACCGCAATCTATAGTTCTACATAGCTGGGCAGCAATTCTTAAGACAGATAACGAAATCGCCCATTACAATCTCAGTCTTGCTTATCAACGCTTAAAACAATATGATCTAGCGATCGCCTATGCTCAGAAAGCGATCGAACTTGAACCTAGTAATCCTCATCCATTTGTTGCTAGTGCGATCGCGCAATGGACCTCAGGCGATCAGACTAGCGCCAAAAAAACTTTCCGTGAAGCGATCGGAGTTGATCCTCGGTATCGTAATCCTGAATTTTTAAATTTTCTTAACGAAGCAGGTTTTAGTAATGAGCAAATTCAAACAGCAAAACAAGTTTTAGCAGGCTCATAA
- a CDS encoding J domain-containing protein: protein MENPRTFRIDRGIGQYDFNDYYAVLGLPLTAESSLVRRRYLLIAKCLHPDIHGRSSTEKEVATQYLSKLVNPAYNVLSQERERTEYSAILKLLGKRLMKRNQKFLPQSNIAQQYLVSSKDFNYEQTVHDIAKAQYQDLGKALEQTGLLSELNLVHILLQEGYKPVQSTPITSSSSYMSSTRPDGDDTRIQTGNTAVTRPSSSGNTSVNNTGANRSNSSYSSAGSSYQMRSESQTPLRNNINTTNTSSNTSAKSTNQASNSSQASNKSNAADGSITQYIRQAENYINQKLWASALKELRSAIQVDCNNSKCHALLGFVYMNQKLSGMAKVSFLQALKLNPDEPIAKQYIDQVSGTNSGGTNASKTDPKAKNDKKGGFFGWLGGG, encoded by the coding sequence GTGGAAAACCCAAGAACATTTCGTATAGATCGTGGCATCGGTCAATATGACTTTAATGATTACTACGCTGTGTTGGGCTTACCACTGACAGCGGAATCTTCTCTTGTGCGTAGGCGATATCTTCTAATTGCCAAATGTCTTCATCCTGATATTCATGGACGATCAAGTACTGAAAAGGAAGTCGCTACTCAATATCTATCTAAGTTAGTTAATCCTGCTTACAATGTGCTGTCCCAAGAACGAGAGCGGACAGAATATTCAGCAATTCTAAAACTTCTAGGCAAGCGCCTAATGAAGCGTAACCAAAAATTTTTGCCGCAGTCGAATATAGCCCAACAATATTTAGTTTCCTCGAAAGATTTTAATTATGAACAAACTGTTCATGACATAGCTAAAGCCCAGTATCAAGATCTAGGTAAAGCCCTAGAGCAAACTGGCTTATTGAGTGAACTAAATCTAGTACATATCCTGCTGCAAGAGGGTTATAAACCTGTACAAAGTACACCAATTACAAGCTCCTCTAGCTATATGTCTTCTACAAGACCTGATGGTGATGATACAAGAATTCAAACTGGCAACACAGCGGTTACTAGACCAAGTTCATCTGGCAATACCAGTGTTAATAACACAGGGGCAAATAGATCAAATTCATCTTATTCTAGTGCTGGTAGCAGTTATCAAATGCGGAGTGAGTCTCAAACGCCTTTGCGCAATAATATTAATACAACTAATACTTCGTCTAACACTTCAGCAAAAAGTACTAATCAAGCTAGTAATTCCAGCCAAGCCAGCAATAAAAGCAATGCTGCTGATGGTTCAATCACTCAATATATCCGCCAAGCCGAAAACTACATCAATCAAAAATTATGGGCTTCAGCCTTAAAGGAGCTACGAAGTGCCATCCAAGTTGATTGCAACAATAGCAAATGTCATGCTTTGTTGGGGTTTGTCTATATGAATCAAAAGTTATCAGGCATGGCAAAAGTAAGTTTTCTGCAAGCGCTAAAACTAAACCCTGATGAACCTATAGCCAAGCAGTATATTGATCAAGTCAGTGGTACAAATTCTGGCGGCACTAATGCATCAAAAACAGATCCTAAAGCAAAGAATGACAAAAAGGGTGGATTTTTTGGTTGGTTAGGTGGTGGTTAA